A part of Melittangium boletus DSM 14713 genomic DNA contains:
- the cheB gene encoding chemotaxis-specific protein-glutamate methyltransferase CheB, producing MKSDKLRVVVAEDSPTARRLLVEILRADPTFEVVGEAKDGVEALDLTRRLRPHLVTMDIQMPNMDGLEATKRIMTEVPTPVVVVSTLVERDIQTSMTALRSGALAVLQKLVGPQAPDFEDEARRLRDTVKAMAEVKVIRHWPSRDGAPTVRAPVSISRRTKPEVLVIAASTGGPAALHRILVDLPADYPLPILVVQHIALGFAKGMATWLNSVCSLEVKVAEDGEPLRPGVVYIAPDDRHLGVRPDRHVEVTNAAPVGGFRPSGTWLFRSAARVFGSATTAIVLTGMGQDGLDGLREVHEIGGWVMAQDEATSVVYGMPGVAVSAGLTDEVLALGDFARRFRELAGLESRGG from the coding sequence ATGAAGTCCGACAAGCTCCGTGTCGTCGTCGCCGAAGACTCCCCCACCGCCCGCCGTCTGCTGGTGGAAATCCTGCGCGCGGACCCCACCTTCGAGGTGGTGGGCGAGGCGAAGGATGGCGTGGAGGCCCTGGACCTGACCCGGCGCCTGCGCCCCCACCTGGTCACCATGGACATCCAGATGCCGAACATGGATGGCCTGGAGGCCACCAAGCGCATCATGACGGAGGTGCCCACCCCCGTGGTGGTGGTGAGCACGCTCGTGGAGCGCGACATCCAGACGTCCATGACGGCCCTGCGCTCCGGGGCGCTCGCGGTCTTGCAGAAGCTCGTGGGCCCGCAGGCCCCGGACTTCGAGGACGAGGCGCGGCGCCTGCGCGACACGGTGAAGGCCATGGCCGAGGTGAAGGTCATCCGCCACTGGCCCTCGCGCGATGGCGCGCCCACCGTGCGCGCCCCCGTGTCCATCTCGCGCCGCACCAAGCCCGAGGTGCTCGTCATCGCCGCCTCCACGGGAGGCCCCGCCGCGCTGCACCGCATCCTCGTGGATCTCCCCGCCGACTACCCCCTGCCCATCCTGGTCGTGCAGCACATCGCCCTGGGCTTCGCCAAGGGCATGGCCACCTGGTTGAACAGCGTCTGTTCACTGGAGGTCAAGGTCGCCGAGGATGGCGAGCCGCTGCGCCCGGGCGTCGTCTACATCGCGCCGGATGATCGCCACCTGGGCGTGCGGCCGGACAGGCACGTGGAGGTCACCAACGCGGCGCCCGTGGGAGGCTTCCGGCCCTCGGGCACCTGGCTGTTCCGCTCGGCCGCCCGCGTCTTCGGCTCGGCCACCACCGCCATCGTCCTCACCGGGATGGGACAGGACGGCCTGGATGGTTTGCGGGAGGTCCACGAAATTGGCGGGTGGGTGATGGCCCAGGACGAGGCCACCAGCGTGGTGTACGGCATGCCCGGCGTGGCGGTGTCGGCGGGACTGACGGACGAGGTGCTCGCCCTGGGCGACTTCGCCCGCCGCTTCCGCGAGCTCGCGGGACTGGAATCCCGGGGGGGATGA
- a CDS encoding glycoside hydrolase family 1 protein, with the protein MNARASCMALGLLPLLLAGCSERPSFEPAQINAAPIGKGLPPGFLLGTSTASHQVEGGNTNDWTDWERGTYPDGTPHILHRTPSGLATDSWNRFREDVGLMKRLGSNAYRFGIEWSRLEPTEGAWDAEAAERYRQWAHTLRSAGIEPLVTLHHFTLPRWVAASGGWENPATVDAFERFSGRVATLLGAEVDWWCTLNEPNVLAVFGYLDGVWPPGKQDERAMATVLAHLFEAHARSARQLRALDTTDADGDGRATLIGLAHHVRVFQPSTGATSDSLVSGLTDTFFNESLPDALRTGHVSLVVPGSVSLQRDVPGLKDSVDWFGINYYTRDHLRQDASPSFSHKYVPAGRDTNDLGWEIYPEGLYLFLKRYAAMGVPLVVTENGMDDRTGERRPYFLRSHLYAVERAVAEGVRVRGYFHWSLLDNFEWSEGYEPRFGLFRVERDFGLTRQATPAVETFREAARNLGLSPTP; encoded by the coding sequence ATGAATGCTCGCGCCTCCTGCATGGCCCTGGGCCTGCTGCCGCTGCTCCTCGCGGGCTGTAGCGAGCGGCCCTCCTTCGAGCCGGCCCAGATCAACGCCGCCCCCATCGGCAAGGGCCTGCCCCCGGGCTTCCTCCTGGGCACCTCCACCGCCAGCCACCAGGTGGAGGGCGGCAACACCAATGACTGGACCGACTGGGAGCGGGGCACCTACCCGGACGGCACGCCCCACATCCTGCATCGCACCCCGTCCGGCCTCGCCACCGACTCGTGGAACCGCTTCCGCGAGGACGTGGGGCTGATGAAGCGCCTGGGCTCCAACGCTTACCGCTTCGGCATCGAGTGGAGCCGCCTGGAGCCCACGGAGGGCGCCTGGGACGCCGAGGCCGCCGAGCGCTACCGCCAGTGGGCCCACACCCTGCGCTCCGCGGGCATCGAGCCCCTGGTGACGCTGCACCACTTCACCCTGCCGCGCTGGGTGGCCGCGTCCGGCGGGTGGGAGAACCCCGCCACGGTGGACGCCTTCGAGCGCTTCTCCGGCCGGGTGGCCACGCTGCTCGGGGCGGAAGTGGACTGGTGGTGCACCCTCAACGAGCCCAACGTGCTCGCCGTCTTCGGCTACCTGGACGGCGTCTGGCCACCGGGCAAACAGGACGAGCGGGCCATGGCCACCGTGCTCGCCCACCTCTTCGAGGCCCATGCCCGCTCCGCGCGCCAGCTTCGCGCCCTGGACACCACGGACGCGGATGGAGACGGCCGCGCCACGCTGATCGGCCTGGCCCACCATGTGCGCGTCTTCCAGCCCTCCACCGGCGCCACCTCCGACAGCCTCGTGTCCGGCCTCACCGACACCTTCTTCAATGAAAGCCTCCCGGACGCCCTGCGCACCGGCCACGTGTCGCTCGTGGTGCCCGGCTCGGTGTCCCTCCAGCGCGACGTGCCCGGCCTCAAGGACTCCGTCGACTGGTTCGGCATCAACTACTACACGCGGGACCACCTGCGGCAGGACGCCTCCCCCTCATTCTCCCACAAGTACGTACCCGCGGGCCGCGACACGAACGACCTGGGTTGGGAAATCTACCCCGAAGGGCTCTATCTCTTTCTCAAGCGTTATGCGGCGATGGGCGTGCCGTTGGTGGTGACGGAGAACGGGATGGATGATCGCACGGGTGAGCGTCGGCCCTACTTCCTGCGCAGCCACCTCTACGCGGTGGAGCGCGCGGTGGCCGAGGGCGTGCGGGTGCGCGGCTACTTCCACTGGAGCCTGCTCGACAACTTCGAGTGGTCCGAGGGCTACGAGCCCCGCTTTGGTTTGTTCCGCGTGGAGCGCGACTTCGGTTTGACGCGTCAAGCTACGCCCGCGGTGGAAACCTTCCGGGAAGCCGCCCGCAACCTGGGGCTCAGCCCCACTCCCTGA
- a CDS encoding hybrid sensor histidine kinase/response regulator — MDRDRLAQALMATFLEELEGHVAALNRDLLALEKAPSPLRAGELMHSLLRTVHSVKGASRAVSVGLIEEACHRLEEVLTVVERQGTSRADLMELCFTAADALDDAGRRLARKEDLKGSPLEELLPRLEEAARAPVSPPPGKRPAKPAPAPPVSSAPPTETPAPAAPVPATLTEGLPVRVSAQKLDALLARSGELRVAGLRMEGRVELLEAVNEELSQLRQRMTGPEALVARRLETRLAQLGRALAADRRTLLQAAGGLDEEVRRARTLPFAEGCAGMERNARDLARAAGKQVRLEVHGGALELDRSLLQGLREPLLHLMRNAVSHGVETPEARRDAGKPEEGRVSLSARLRGGRVQVVVEDDGRGLNLEAIRTKARERGLPVLDDAGDARLIFMSGLSTAGSVTSVSGRGVGLDVVRSQVEAMRGSVDVSFQPGHGTRFVLDVPLTLSTLRVLLVTVTGQTFAVAGESVERLVRLEPGDVRRVEGRQLWAGPDALVPLATLAEVLGLPQSTPRPHPSALLLAAGELHAVLGVDEVVAEQEVLIRGLGARIRRARHVSGIAVLPDGRVAPLLNAPSLVRAAEGRTAAAGLFPAPVAPSARRRVLLADDSMTTRALEQSILEAAGYQVLVCSDGQEAWERLQREGADVLVSDVEMPRMDGFTLTEAVRGSPRFGRLPVVLVTARSTPEDKARGLQVGASAYLVKSAFDQTHLLETLRQLL; from the coding sequence ATGGACCGGGACCGGCTCGCCCAGGCGCTGATGGCCACGTTCCTCGAGGAGCTCGAGGGACACGTGGCCGCGCTCAACCGCGACCTGCTCGCGCTGGAGAAGGCCCCCTCCCCCCTGCGCGCGGGCGAGCTGATGCACTCGCTGCTGCGCACGGTGCACAGCGTGAAGGGCGCCTCGCGCGCGGTGAGCGTGGGCCTCATCGAGGAGGCGTGCCACCGGTTGGAGGAAGTGCTCACCGTGGTGGAGCGGCAGGGCACCTCCCGCGCGGACCTCATGGAGCTGTGCTTCACCGCCGCGGACGCGCTGGACGACGCGGGGCGGCGGCTCGCGCGCAAGGAGGACTTGAAGGGCTCTCCCCTGGAGGAGCTGCTGCCCCGGCTGGAGGAAGCGGCCCGCGCCCCCGTGTCGCCCCCTCCGGGCAAGCGCCCCGCCAAACCCGCCCCCGCGCCGCCCGTCTCCTCCGCCCCCCCCACCGAGACCCCGGCGCCCGCCGCCCCCGTGCCGGCCACGCTCACCGAGGGGCTTCCGGTGCGCGTGTCCGCGCAGAAGCTGGACGCCCTGCTCGCGCGCAGCGGCGAGTTGCGCGTGGCGGGCCTGCGCATGGAGGGGCGGGTGGAGCTGCTGGAGGCGGTGAACGAGGAGCTGTCCCAGCTCCGCCAGCGGATGACGGGCCCGGAAGCGCTGGTGGCGCGGCGGCTGGAGACGCGTCTGGCGCAGCTCGGCCGGGCGCTCGCGGCGGATCGCCGCACGCTCCTGCAGGCCGCGGGAGGACTGGATGAAGAGGTCCGGCGCGCGCGCACCCTGCCCTTCGCCGAGGGCTGCGCCGGCATGGAGCGCAACGCGAGGGACCTGGCGCGCGCGGCGGGCAAGCAGGTGCGGCTGGAGGTGCACGGCGGCGCGCTGGAGTTGGATCGCTCGCTCCTGCAGGGCCTGCGCGAACCCCTGCTGCACCTGATGCGCAACGCCGTGTCGCATGGCGTGGAGACGCCCGAGGCGCGCCGTGACGCGGGCAAGCCCGAGGAGGGCCGGGTGTCGTTGTCGGCCCGGCTGCGCGGGGGCCGCGTGCAGGTGGTGGTGGAGGATGACGGGCGGGGGCTGAACCTGGAGGCCATCCGCACGAAGGCGCGCGAGCGCGGGCTGCCCGTGCTGGACGACGCGGGGGACGCGCGGCTCATCTTCATGTCGGGCCTGTCCACGGCCGGCTCGGTGACGTCGGTCTCCGGCCGGGGGGTGGGGCTGGACGTGGTGCGCTCGCAGGTGGAGGCGATGCGCGGCAGCGTGGACGTGTCCTTCCAGCCGGGCCACGGCACGCGCTTCGTGCTGGACGTGCCCCTCACCTTGAGCACCCTGCGCGTCCTGCTGGTGACGGTGACGGGACAGACCTTCGCGGTGGCGGGCGAGAGCGTGGAGCGCCTGGTGCGGCTGGAGCCCGGGGACGTGCGGCGGGTGGAGGGCCGGCAGTTGTGGGCCGGACCCGACGCCCTCGTCCCCCTGGCCACGCTCGCCGAGGTGCTCGGCCTGCCCCAGAGCACCCCCCGTCCCCACCCGAGCGCCCTGCTGCTGGCCGCGGGCGAGCTGCACGCCGTGCTGGGCGTGGACGAGGTGGTGGCCGAGCAGGAGGTGCTCATCCGGGGCCTGGGCGCGCGCATCCGCCGGGCCCGCCACGTCTCGGGCATCGCCGTGCTGCCGGATGGGCGCGTGGCCCCCCTGCTCAACGCCCCCTCGCTGGTGCGCGCCGCCGAGGGCCGCACCGCCGCCGCGGGCCTCTTCCCCGCCCCCGTGGCCCCGTCCGCCCGCCGGCGCGTGCTGCTCGCCGACGACTCGATGACCACCCGGGCCCTGGAGCAGAGCATCCTGGAGGCCGCGGGCTACCAGGTCCTCGTGTGCTCGGATGGACAGGAGGCGTGGGAGCGGTTGCAGCGCGAGGGCGCCGATGTGCTCGTCTCCGACGTGGAGATGCCGCGCATGGACGGCTTCACCCTCACCGAGGCGGTGCGCGGCTCTCCGCGCTTTGGCCGCCTGCCCGTGGTACTCGTCACCGCGCGCTCCACGCCCGAGGACAAGGCGCGTGGACTCCAGGTGGGCGCCAGCGCCTACCTGGTCAAGAGCGCCTTCGATCAGACCCACCTGCTGGAGACGTTGAGGCAGCTGCTATGA
- a CDS encoding methyl-accepting chemotaxis protein, whose translation MSIGKKIAMGFGLSLAVLLIVAFVAYQGAQQLEQTTAQLFESREQARLMREIRSSLVDTETGQRGFILTGEAGYLEPYNDARKELNANIEALRKYLSDEPNQAARLTQVEPMVRAKLEELAETIRLRQAGQVDTALTLVRSGQGKKEMDRIREVLDEMLRIEEQRWTDNEREARESAQASKLVLGLGTLVGLLIVSLGSMRITRGITGPMDKLVTGADQIGRGNFAHRIDVVNDDETGELAAAFNAMAERRQQAEAQLAKQAQEREHTLRTVAEFVNQLAGTTSEILVSTTQQVAGAQEQGSAVAQTVSTIEQIAQTSDEAAGRARAVSESARHSEEVGKSGRRAVDEAIGSMSTVREQVESIASRILALAEQAQAIGDIITTVNDISEQTHMLALNASIEASRAGEHGRGFAVVAAEVKALADQSKKATAQVRQILGQIQKATQGAVMTTEEGTKSVSAATRVVTQAGGTIQTLGDLLSQASLTAAQISASASQQATGIGQIRQAMRDVSQATQQTLTSTRQTEKAMQDLNGMGQKLKTLLSEYGRVA comes from the coding sequence ATGAGTATCGGCAAGAAGATCGCCATGGGCTTTGGCCTATCCTTGGCCGTGCTGCTCATCGTGGCCTTCGTGGCCTACCAGGGCGCGCAGCAGCTCGAGCAGACGACGGCCCAGCTCTTCGAGAGCCGGGAGCAGGCGAGACTCATGAGGGAGATCCGCTCGAGCCTCGTGGACACCGAGACGGGACAGCGCGGATTCATACTCACCGGCGAGGCGGGCTACCTGGAGCCCTATAATGATGCGCGCAAGGAACTGAACGCGAACATCGAGGCCCTGCGCAAGTACCTCTCGGACGAGCCCAACCAGGCGGCCCGGCTCACCCAGGTCGAGCCCATGGTGCGCGCCAAACTCGAGGAGCTGGCCGAGACCATCCGCTTGCGCCAGGCGGGACAGGTGGACACGGCGCTCACGCTCGTGCGCTCCGGCCAGGGCAAGAAGGAGATGGACAGGATCCGCGAGGTGCTCGACGAGATGCTGCGCATCGAGGAGCAGCGCTGGACGGATAACGAACGCGAGGCACGCGAGAGCGCCCAGGCCAGCAAGCTGGTGCTCGGCCTGGGGACACTCGTGGGCCTGCTCATCGTCAGCCTGGGCAGCATGCGCATCACCCGCGGCATCACCGGCCCCATGGACAAGCTGGTGACGGGCGCGGATCAGATCGGCCGGGGCAACTTCGCCCACCGCATCGACGTGGTGAACGACGACGAGACGGGAGAGCTCGCCGCCGCCTTCAACGCCATGGCCGAGCGGCGCCAGCAAGCCGAGGCTCAGCTGGCCAAGCAAGCCCAGGAGCGCGAGCACACGCTGCGGACCGTGGCCGAGTTCGTCAATCAGCTCGCGGGCACCACGTCGGAAATCCTGGTGAGCACCACCCAGCAGGTGGCCGGCGCCCAGGAGCAGGGCAGCGCCGTGGCCCAGACGGTGAGCACCATCGAGCAGATCGCCCAGACGTCCGACGAGGCGGCGGGCCGGGCGCGGGCGGTGAGCGAGTCGGCGCGCCACTCCGAGGAGGTGGGCAAGAGCGGCCGGCGCGCGGTGGACGAGGCCATCGGCTCCATGAGCACCGTGCGCGAGCAGGTGGAGTCCATCGCCTCGCGCATTCTCGCCCTGGCCGAGCAGGCCCAGGCCATCGGCGACATCATCACCACCGTCAATGACATCTCCGAGCAGACGCACATGCTCGCGCTCAACGCCTCCATCGAGGCGAGCCGCGCTGGAGAGCACGGCCGGGGCTTCGCCGTGGTGGCCGCCGAGGTGAAGGCGCTCGCGGACCAGTCCAAGAAGGCCACCGCCCAGGTGCGGCAGATATTGGGGCAGATTCAAAAGGCCACCCAGGGCGCGGTGATGACCACGGAGGAGGGCACCAAGAGCGTGAGCGCGGCCACGCGCGTGGTGACGCAGGCGGGCGGCACCATCCAGACGCTCGGCGACCTGCTCAGCCAGGCGTCGCTCACCGCGGCGCAGATCTCCGCCTCCGCGAGCCAGCAGGCCACGGGCATCGGGCAGATCCGCCAGGCGATGCGGGACGTGAGCCAGGCCACCCAGCAGACGCTCACCAGCACCCGGCAGACCGAGAAGGCCATGCAGGACCTCAATGGCATGGGCCAGAAGCTCAAGACGCTCCTGAGCGAGTACGGGCGCGTGGCGTGA
- a CDS encoding PilZ domain-containing protein yields MGVIQFIDEFRELHTKARRGKLEAGERPAYMAAREQFARALLNAQGLMLDGAEARRHYRVAHQLPVELQMAYGNVWTNTLDLSAGGFSVMLPHAVDINERPSALLYLPDGTTLAGLVRVVSQFQRADKHRASFAFLDLTERECELLEGFLIDFALERVGITPP; encoded by the coding sequence ATGGGCGTGATCCAGTTCATCGATGAGTTCCGCGAACTTCACACCAAGGCGCGGCGGGGAAAACTGGAAGCGGGAGAGCGGCCCGCCTACATGGCGGCACGCGAGCAGTTCGCCCGGGCACTGCTCAACGCCCAGGGGCTGATGCTCGACGGCGCCGAGGCCCGGCGGCACTACCGCGTGGCGCACCAGCTCCCGGTGGAGCTGCAGATGGCCTACGGCAACGTGTGGACGAACACGCTGGACCTGTCCGCCGGTGGCTTCTCCGTGATGCTGCCGCACGCGGTGGACATCAACGAGCGGCCCAGCGCGCTGTTGTACCTGCCGGACGGCACGACGCTCGCGGGCCTGGTGCGCGTGGTGTCCCAGTTCCAGCGCGCCGACAAGCACCGCGCCTCCTTCGCCTTCCTGGACCTGACCGAGCGCGAGTGTGAACTGCTCGAGGGCTTCCTCATCGACTTCGCGCTCGAGCGGGTGGGAATCACGCCTCCGTGA
- a CDS encoding ATP-binding protein: protein MSIPLSGFELAFKAQPDPAYLLDEAGRVLACSDAGATVLGMPAELLLGQPWARLAPVLEDGVRLESGCGVALTSPAPHSVDALWPAPGGPRAHTFTFTALREEHKASRILVQVRPLTEAETVYARALGLEQAARAEVEAAERRQSFLYQAMTTLFAHAPDPQGMYTLLAHLAVPDLADWCLVDAVEQGPWVSRVAVAHLDPTQAESARALSSRVERRPALVGMLRVLQTGEPELVSAVTDSLLRAAASEPEHPEMLQRLQARSYMIVPLKARGHTLGAVTFISSTSGRRYGPSDLALAEDLCVRASLAIDNARLFGESRRATRAREDLLAVVSHDLKNPLGVVQLASALLLRGSQGKPGAEQVQKQAGRIQSAGERMARLISDLLDWGRIEAGGLPLEPSVQDVASLAHEALESVRPLAEARGLKVVAELPEGDVRVRCDRTRVLQVLGNLLGNAVKFTPEGGELTVGARVQRGEVQMWVRDTGAGIRAEALPHVFERYWQAKEAESRGTGLGLYIAKGIVQAHGGRIWAQSEWGKGSTFSFTLPSVDRGPRTGTYSSI from the coding sequence ATGAGCATCCCCCTCTCCGGATTTGAACTGGCCTTCAAGGCTCAACCGGACCCCGCCTATCTGTTGGATGAAGCGGGCCGGGTGCTGGCATGCAGCGACGCTGGAGCCACCGTCCTGGGCATGCCCGCCGAGCTGCTGCTCGGGCAGCCGTGGGCCCGGCTGGCCCCGGTGCTCGAGGATGGGGTGCGGCTGGAGTCCGGCTGCGGCGTGGCGCTGACGTCCCCGGCGCCCCACTCGGTGGATGCCCTCTGGCCGGCCCCCGGGGGCCCCCGCGCCCACACCTTCACCTTCACGGCGCTGCGCGAGGAGCACAAGGCCTCCCGCATCCTGGTGCAGGTGCGTCCGCTCACCGAGGCGGAGACCGTCTACGCGCGCGCCCTGGGCCTGGAGCAGGCCGCGCGCGCCGAGGTGGAGGCCGCCGAGCGCCGCCAGTCCTTCCTCTATCAGGCGATGACGACGCTCTTCGCCCACGCGCCGGACCCCCAGGGCATGTACACGCTGCTGGCGCACCTGGCGGTGCCGGACCTGGCGGACTGGTGCCTGGTGGACGCGGTGGAGCAGGGCCCGTGGGTGTCTCGCGTGGCGGTGGCCCACCTGGACCCCACCCAGGCCGAGTCCGCGCGCGCCCTGTCCTCGCGCGTGGAGCGGCGCCCGGCGCTCGTCGGCATGCTGCGGGTGCTCCAGACGGGCGAGCCCGAGCTGGTGTCGGCGGTGACGGACTCGCTCCTGCGCGCCGCCGCGAGCGAGCCCGAGCACCCGGAGATGCTCCAGCGGCTGCAGGCGCGCTCCTACATGATCGTCCCGCTCAAGGCGCGCGGGCACACGCTGGGCGCGGTGACATTCATCTCCAGCACCTCGGGGCGGCGCTATGGCCCGAGCGACCTGGCGCTGGCCGAGGACCTGTGTGTCCGCGCGAGCCTCGCCATCGACAACGCGCGGCTCTTCGGTGAGTCGCGGCGGGCCACGCGCGCGCGGGAGGATCTGCTCGCGGTGGTGTCGCACGACCTGAAGAACCCGCTGGGCGTGGTGCAGCTCGCCTCGGCGCTGCTGTTGCGCGGCTCGCAGGGCAAGCCCGGCGCCGAGCAGGTGCAGAAGCAGGCGGGGCGCATCCAGTCCGCGGGCGAGCGCATGGCGCGGCTCATCTCGGACCTGCTCGACTGGGGCCGCATCGAGGCGGGCGGACTGCCCCTGGAGCCCAGCGTGCAGGACGTGGCGTCGCTCGCGCACGAGGCGCTCGAGAGCGTGCGGCCCCTGGCGGAGGCGCGGGGCCTCAAGGTGGTGGCGGAGCTGCCCGAGGGCGACGTGCGCGTGCGGTGCGATCGCACGCGGGTGCTCCAGGTGCTCGGCAACCTGCTCGGCAACGCGGTGAAGTTCACCCCGGAAGGCGGCGAGCTGACGGTGGGCGCGCGGGTGCAGCGCGGCGAGGTGCAGATGTGGGTGCGCGACACGGGCGCCGGCATCCGCGCCGAGGCGCTGCCGCACGTCTTCGAGCGCTACTGGCAGGCGAAGGAAGCGGAGAGCCGGGGCACGGGCCTGGGGCTCTATATCGCCAAGGGCATCGTCCAGGCGCACGGCGGCCGCATCTGGGCCCAGAGCGAGTGGGGCAAGGGCAGCACCTTCTCCTTCACCCTGCCCTCCGTGGACCGGGGCCCCCGCACCGGCACCTACTCCTCCATCTGA